The following proteins are encoded in a genomic region of Corylus avellana chromosome ca4, CavTom2PMs-1.0:
- the LOC132179229 gene encoding protein NRT1/ PTR FAMILY 5.2-like: MAGQEEALDEYTQDGSVDLKGNPVRRSNTGGWRACSFIVVYEVFERMAYYGISSNLILYLTKKLHQGTVTSANHVTNWVGTIWITPILGAYIADAHLGRYWTFVIASVIYISGMSLLTFTVSLPSLRPPSCSQTNMENCKNASTLQLAVFYGALYTLAVGTGGTKPNISTIGADQFDDFNPKEKAHKLSFFNWWFFSIFLGTFFANTVLVWIQDNIGWTLGYGLPTLGLAISIAIFLAGSPFYRHKVPAGSPFTRMAKVIVAAIRKWRVRIPDDPKELYELDLEEYAKKGKFRIDFTPTLRFLTKASVKTGSTNEWMLCSVTQVEETKQMVRMIPIWVATVVPCIMIAQINTLFVKQGATLDRGIGSFKIPSASLAAFVTISMLVSVMLYDRFFVKIMRRWTKNPRGITLLQRMGVGLFMHILIMIIASLTERYRLRVAKEHGLVEHGGQVPLTIFILLPQFVLMGIADAFLDVAKIEFFYDQAPENMKSLGTSYSMTTLGAGNFLSSFLLSTVSHITKKHGHRGWILNNLNASHLDYYYAFFVILNFLNFIFFLIVIKFYVYKAEVSDSIKVLTEELKGMTVKVSNQEESRR, translated from the exons TGTACGAGGTTTTCGAACGCATGGCATATTATGGGATATCCTCCAAtctgattttatatttaacGAAGAAGCTCCACCAGGGCACCGTCACCTCTGCCAACCATGTCACCAATTGGGTCGGAACCATTTGGATCACTCCAATCTTGGGCGCTTACATTGCCGATGCTCATCTCGGCCGTTACTGGACGTTTGTCATTGCGTCTGTCATTTATATCTCG GGAATGTCATTACTAACATTTACGGTTTCACTCCCGAGCTTAAGACCGCCTAGCTGCTCACAGACAAATATGGAGAACTGTAAGAATGCTTCAACATTACAGCTAGCAGTGTTCTATGGTGCACTCTATACCTTAGCCGTCGGAACAGGTGGAACCAAGCCGAACATCTCCACCATCGGAGCAGACCAATTTGATGATTTCAACCCCAAGGAGAAGGCTCACAAGCTGTCCTTCTTCAATTGGTGGTTTTTCAGCATCTTTCTTGGGACATTCTTTGCCAATACAGTACTTGTTTGGATACAAGACAACATAGGATGGACGTTAGGATATGGGCTTCCCACTCTTGGACTTGCAATATCCATTGCCATCTTCTTGGCAGGCTCTCCCTTTTATAGACATAAGGTGCCCGCGGGCAGCCCCTTCACGAGGATGGCGAAGGTAATAGTGGCTGCTATAAGGAAATGGAGGGTGCGTATTCCTGATGACCCCAAAGAGCTCTATGAGCTTGACTTGGAAGAGTATGCAAAGAAAGGAAAGTTCAGAATTGATTTCACACCCACATtgag GTTCCTTACCAAAGCGTCTGTGAAAACAGGCTCAACTAATGAGTGGATGTTGTGCTCAGTTACACAAGTAGAAGAGACTAAACAAATGGTACGAATGATCCCAATATGGGTTGCCACGGTTGTACCGTGCATAATGATCGCCCAGATCAATACTCTTTTTGTTAAGCAAGGCGCCACACTTGATAGAGGCATTGGGAGCTTCAAAATTCCCTCGGCAAGTTTAGCTGCATTTGTAACCATATCCATGCTTGTCTCTGTTATGCTCTATGATCGGTTTTTTGTTAAGATTATGCGAAGGTGGACTAAAAACCCTAGAGGGATCACTCTTCTTCAAAGAATGGGAGTTGGGCTTTTTATGCACATTTTGATTATGATAATTGCATCTCTAACAGAGAGATATAGACTGAGAGTGGCCAAGGAACATGGGTTGGTTGAACATGGAGGACAAGTTCCCTTAACCATATTTATTCTTCTTCCACAATTCGTGCTTATGGGAATCGCAGATGCATTTTTAGATGTTGCAAAGATTGAGTTCTTCTATGACCAGGCGCCAGAAAACATGAAAAGTCTTGGGACTTCCTATTCCATGACCACTCTAGGAGCTGGAAACTTTCTGAGTAGTTTTCTTCTTTCCACAGTTTCTCACATCACCAAGAAGCATGGTCACCGAGGATGGATTCTAAACAACCTCAATGCTTCCCATCTTGATTATTATTATGCATTTTTCGTGATACTAAACTTTCtcaatttcatcttcttcttgatTGTGATTAAGTTCTACGTGTATAAGGCTGAAGTTTCGGATTCAATAAAAGTGCTGACAGAAGAATTGAAGGGGATGACAGTAAAGGTATCTAACCAAGAGGAATCCAGGAGGTAG
- the LOC132178305 gene encoding protein NRT1/ PTR FAMILY 5.2-like yields the protein MALVGEAVGDEYTQDGTVNLKGKPVRRSKSGGWTACWFIVVYEVFERMAYYGISSNLILYLTKKLHEGTVSAANNVTNWVGTIWLTPILGAYVADAHLGRYWTFIIACIIYFLGMSLITLAVSLPSLKPPGCSKTDIENCKKASTLQLAVFYGALYTLAVGTGGTKPNISTMGADQFDDFDPKEKAHKLSFFNWWYFSVFIGTLFANTFLVWVQDNVGWTLGYALPTLGLVISISIFLAGTPFYRHKVPAGSPFTRMAKVIVAAIRKWRVRIPNNPKELYELDLEEYAKKGKFRIDSTPTLKFLTKASVKTGSTNPWMLCSVTQVEETKQMLRVIPIWVSMFVPSAMIAQTNTLFVKQDFVEKFDDISPEEPVEDKSRYLRLHNTSSGTFPDREEVVSEVEDLEIGEVENGGDCTLWVVESLVIQVDFEWFCFVYDVFLIRVTS from the exons ATGGCTCTGGTGGGAGAAGCAGTTGGTGATGAATACACGCAGGATGGGACAGTGAACCTGAAAGGGAAACCAGTCCGTAGATCCAAGAGTGGCGGATGGACTGCTTGCTGGTTTATTGTTG TGTACGAAGTGTTTGAACGCATGGCGTATTATGGAATATCCTCCAATCTGATTTTGTATTTAACAAAGAAGCTCCATGAGGGCACCGTCTCCGCTGCTAACAATGTCACCAATTGGGTTGGAACCATTTGGTTGACTCCAATCTTGGGTGCCTACGTGGCTGATGCTCATCTTGGCCGTTACTGGACCTTTATCATTGCCTGCATCATTTATTTCTTA GGAATGTCACTGATCACATTGGCCGTTTCACTCCCTAGCTTAAAACCGCCTGGCTGCTCAAAGACAGATATCGAGAACTGTAAGAAGGCCTCGACATTACAACTAGCCGTATTTTATGGTGCACTCTATACCTTAGCTGTCGGAACAGGTGGAACCAAGCCAAACATCTCCACCATGGGGGCAGACCAATTTGACGATTTTGACCCCAAAGAGAAGGCTCACAAGCTGTCCTTCTTCAATTGGTGGTATTTCAGCGTCTTCATCGGGACACTCTTTGCCAATACATTTCTTGTTTGGGTACAAGACAATGTAGGATGGACTTTAGGATATGCTCTTCCCACTCTTGGACTTGTAATATCCATTTCCATCTTCTTGGCAGGCACACCCTTCTATAGACACAAAGTGCCCGCAGGCAGCCCCTTCACGAGGATGGCAAAGGTCATTGTGGCTGCTATAAGGAAATGGAGGGTGCGTATCCCTAATAATCCCAAAGAGCTCTATGAGCTTGACTTGGAAGAGTATGCAAAGAAAGGAAAGTTCAGAATTGATTCCACACCCACCTTGAA GTTCCTTACCAAAGCATCTGTGAAAACAGGCTCGACTAATCCATGGATGTTGTGCTCAGTTACACAAGTAGAGGAGACAAAACAAATGTTACGAGTGATCCCAATCTGGGTTTCCATGTTTGTACCAAGCGCAATGATCGCCCAGACCAATACTCTCTTCGTCAAGCAAG ACTTCGTCGAGAAGTTTGACGACATCTCGCCAGAGGAGCCGGTCGAGGATAAATCCAGGTACCTGAGACTCCACAACACGTCGTCAGGGACTTTCCCAGATCGAGAGGAGGTTGTGAGTGAAGTTGAGGACTTGGAGATTGGTGAGGTTGAAAATGGAGGGGATTGTACTTTGTGGGTTGTTGAATCTCTGGTTATTCAGGTGgattttgagtggttttgtttcgTTTATGATGTTTTTCTTATTAGAGTTACTTCGTAA
- the LOC132180050 gene encoding protein NRT1/ PTR FAMILY 5.2-like encodes MAGQEEALDEYTQDGSVDLKGNPVRRSNTGGWRACSFIVVYEVFERMAYYGISSNLILYLTKKLHQGTVTSANHVTNWVGTIWITPILGAYIADAHLGRYWTFVIASVIYISGMSLLTLTVSLPSLRPPSCSQTNMENCKNASTLQLAVFYGALYTLAVGTGGTKPNISTIGADQFDDFNPKEKAHKLSFFNWWFFSIFLGIFFANTVLVWIQDNIGWTLGYALPTLGLAISIAIFLAGTPFYRHKVPAGSPFTRMAKVIVAAIRKWRVRIPNDPKELYELDLEEYAKKGKFRIDFTPTLRFLTKASVKTGSTNEWMLCSVTQVEETKQMVRMIPIWVATVVPSIMIAQINTLFVKQGATLDRGIGSFNIPPASLAAFVTISLLVSVMLYDRFLVKIMRRWTKNPRGITLLQRMGVGLFMHILIMIIASLTERYRLRVAKEHGLVEHGGQVPLTIFILLPQFVLMGIADAFLDVAKIEFFYDQAPENMKSLGTSYSMTTFGAGNFLSSFLLSTVSHITKKHGHRGWILNNLNASHLDYYYAFFVILNFLNFIFFLIVIKFYVYKAEVSDSIKVLTDELKGMTVKVSNQEESRR; translated from the exons ATGGCTGGTCAGGAAGAAGCACTTGATGAATACACGCAGGATGGGAGTGTGGATCTCAAAGGAAACCCCGTCCGGAGATCCAACACTGGTGGATGGAGAGCTTGCTCCTTCATCGTCG TGTACGAGGTTTTCGAACGCATGGCATATTATGGGATATCCTCCAATCTGATTCTATATTTAACGAAGAAGCTCCACCAGGGCACCGTCACCTCTGCCAACCATGTCACCAATTGGGTCGGAACCATTTGGATCACTCCAATCTTGGGCGCTTACATTGCCGATGCTCATCTCGGCCGTTACTGGACGTTTGTCATTGCGTCTGTCATTTATATCTCG GGAATGTCATTACTAACATTGACGGTTTCACTCCCGAGTTTAAGACCGCCTAGCTGCTCACAGACAAATATGGAGAACTGTAAGAATGCTTCAACATTACAGCTAGCAGTGTTTTATGGTGCACTCTATACCTTAGCCGTCGGAACAGGTGGAACCAAGCCAAACATCTCCACCATCGGAGCAGACCAATTTGATGATTTCAACCCCAAGGAGAAGGCTCACAAGCTGTCCTTCTTCAATTGGTGGTTTTTCAGCATCTTCCTTGGGATATTCTTTGCGAATACAGTACTTGTTTGGATACAAGACAACATAGGATGGACGTTAGGATATGCGCTTCCGACTCTTGGACTTGCAATATCCATTGCCATCTTCTTGGCAGGCACGCCCTTTTATAGACATAAGGTGCCCGCGGGCAGCCCCTTCACGAGGATGGCGAAGGTAATAGTGGCTGCTATAAGGAAATGGAGGGTGCGTATTCCCAATGACCCCAAAGAGCTCTATGAGCTTGACTTGGAAGAGTATGCAAAGAAAGGAAAGTTCAGAATTGATTTCACACCCACATTGAg GTTCCTTACCAAAGCGTCTGTGAAAACAGGCTCAACTAATGAGTGGATGTTGTGCTCAGTTACACAAGTAGAAGAGACTAAACAAATGGTACGAATGATCCCAATATGGGTTGCCACGGTTGTACCGAGCATAATGATCGCCCAGATCAATACTCTTTTTGTTAAGCAAGGCGCCACACTTGATAGAGGCATTGGGAGCTTCAATATTCCCCCGGCAAGTTTAGCAGCATTTGTAACCATATCCTTGCTTGTCTCTGTCATGCTCTATGATCGGTTTTTGGTTAAGATTATGCGAAGGTGGACTAAAAACCCTAGAGGGATCACTCTTCTTCAAAGAATGGGAGTTGGGCTTTTTATGCACATTTTGATTATGATAATTGCATCTCTAACAGAGAGATATAGACTGAGAGTGGCCAAGGAACATGGGTTGGTTGAACATGGAGGACAAGTTCCCTTAACCATATTTATTCTACTTCCACAATTCGTGCTTATGGGAATCGCAGATGCATTTTTAGATGTTGCAAAGATTGAGTTCTTCTATGACCAGGCGCCAGAAAACATGAAAAGTCTTGGGACTTCCTATTCCATGACCACTTTTGGAGCTGGAAACTTTCTGAGTAGTTTTCTTCTTTCCACAGTTTCTCACATCACCAAGAAGCATGGTCACCGAGGATGGATTCTAAACAACCTTAATGCTTCCCATCTTGATTATTATTATGCATTTTTCGTGATACTAAACTTCCtcaatttcatcttcttcttgatTGTGATTAAGTTCTACGTGTATAAGGCTGAAGTTTCGGATTCAATAAAAGTGCTGACAGATGAATTGAAGGGGATGACAGTAAAGGTATCTAACCAAGAGGAATCCAGGAGGTAG